One window of the Endomicrobium proavitum genome contains the following:
- a CDS encoding mannose-1-phosphate guanyltransferase translates to MQAVIMAGGFGTRLRPITCSIPKPMALTANKPMLWHILNLLKKYNFNDLTMMLYYQPEIITDYFGDGKDFGVDIKYLRPEADLGTAGSVKFAQKNIKDTFIVISGDVLTDFDLSKAIEFHKQKKAVATMVLTRVNNPLQFGVVITDKEGKIERFLEKPSWGEVFSDTINTGIYILEPEVFDYIPSDKSFDFSKNLFPELLKNKKALYGYVAEGYWKDIGNHDEYRLAHYDILDGKVDMRLEGKKIIVGSKEILAGENAVIGKNVEVDGQVILGNNVTIEDGARISRSVIGSNVKIGAGADVLGAIVWDNVTIGTEARLKEDVIGSSTKIGDRAVVQVGTIIADDCTIGADAVIRTNLRIWPHKVVEAGAILSSSLVWGEKWNKALFNAYGITGLGNIEITPEFAAKIGSAYGAYVGQGAYVLTSRDDHRTTRMIKRGLISGLLSAGVKVGDLTSSPIPVVRYEIGNEGEAGGVHMRQSPYDPRFFDIKFFDSKGGDISISQEKAIEQLFFREDFKRADIDKVGEITVPPRAVEYYKTGYLNTIKKDNIRNSRLKIIIDYAYSSVSMIFPAILGELGVEVVALNAFVNSSKITKSQEEFANSLNQLSDIVTTLKSDAGFLIDTGAEKLFLVDEKGKILPDDLAMLIVAYLVMKDSKNKNAAIAVPVNTSSVIDELAAKFGVKVKRTATDPRNIMAAAKDKDVVFVGDGRGGFIFPEFQNAFDAMYAIGKVIEMMAEEKISLSKVSREIPSFEVLHKTVPCSWDKKGQAMRKAIEDTKGQKVELIDGVKIYANNGWVLLVPDPDEAYFHIWAEAKDKSTATGFLETYSEKIKQWQE, encoded by the coding sequence ATGCAGGCTGTAATTATGGCGGGCGGTTTCGGCACAAGACTTAGACCTATCACTTGCAGCATTCCAAAGCCCATGGCGCTTACGGCTAACAAGCCGATGCTTTGGCACATATTAAACCTACTCAAAAAATACAATTTTAACGATTTAACAATGATGCTTTACTATCAGCCGGAAATAATTACGGATTATTTCGGCGACGGTAAAGATTTCGGCGTTGATATAAAATATTTGCGTCCCGAGGCGGATCTCGGCACGGCGGGCAGCGTAAAATTTGCGCAAAAAAACATTAAAGATACGTTTATAGTTATTTCCGGCGATGTGTTGACGGATTTTGATTTGTCTAAAGCAATAGAGTTTCACAAACAAAAAAAAGCGGTTGCCACAATGGTGCTTACGCGCGTTAACAATCCTTTGCAGTTTGGCGTTGTTATCACGGATAAAGAAGGTAAAATAGAAAGATTTCTTGAAAAACCGTCGTGGGGGGAAGTTTTTTCAGACACCATTAATACCGGCATTTATATTTTAGAACCTGAAGTTTTTGACTATATTCCGTCGGACAAATCTTTTGATTTTTCCAAAAATTTATTTCCCGAATTGTTAAAAAATAAAAAAGCGCTTTACGGATATGTGGCCGAAGGTTATTGGAAAGATATAGGAAATCACGACGAATATAGGCTTGCCCACTACGATATTTTAGACGGTAAAGTTGATATGCGGCTTGAAGGTAAAAAAATTATTGTCGGCTCCAAAGAAATTCTTGCGGGCGAAAACGCGGTTATCGGAAAAAACGTTGAGGTTGACGGGCAGGTTATACTCGGAAACAATGTTACAATTGAAGACGGAGCAAGAATTTCGCGCTCGGTTATCGGTTCAAACGTAAAAATAGGGGCGGGCGCCGATGTTTTGGGAGCAATTGTTTGGGATAACGTAACCATAGGCACCGAAGCAAGGCTTAAGGAAGACGTCATCGGCAGTTCTACAAAAATAGGCGACAGAGCCGTTGTGCAGGTTGGCACCATTATAGCCGACGACTGCACCATAGGCGCCGACGCGGTAATAAGAACAAATTTAAGAATTTGGCCTCATAAAGTCGTAGAAGCCGGCGCAATTCTTTCAAGCAGTCTTGTGTGGGGCGAAAAGTGGAACAAAGCTTTGTTTAACGCCTATGGAATTACAGGTCTTGGAAATATTGAAATTACTCCGGAATTTGCGGCAAAAATAGGCTCCGCTTACGGAGCTTACGTTGGGCAGGGCGCTTATGTTTTAACGTCAAGAGACGATCACCGCACCACAAGAATGATAAAACGAGGACTCATTTCCGGACTTCTGTCCGCAGGCGTAAAAGTAGGCGATTTAACCAGCTCTCCAATTCCCGTTGTCCGCTATGAAATAGGAAACGAGGGCGAAGCCGGCGGAGTTCACATGAGGCAGTCTCCTTATGATCCGAGATTTTTTGATATAAAATTTTTCGATTCCAAAGGCGGCGACATTTCCATAAGTCAGGAAAAAGCCATAGAACAGCTTTTTTTCAGGGAAGATTTTAAACGCGCCGATATAGACAAAGTCGGCGAAATTACGGTTCCTCCGCGCGCCGTGGAATATTATAAAACAGGATATTTAAATACCATTAAAAAAGATAACATCCGCAATTCTCGTCTTAAAATTATTATAGACTACGCGTATTCGTCGGTATCAATGATTTTTCCGGCGATACTCGGGGAACTCGGCGTAGAGGTTGTGGCGCTTAACGCTTTTGTAAATTCTTCAAAAATTACAAAATCTCAGGAAGAGTTTGCCAACTCTTTAAATCAGCTTTCGGATATTGTTACAACGCTTAAAAGCGACGCGGGTTTTTTAATAGACACCGGCGCAGAAAAGCTGTTTTTGGTTGATGAAAAAGGTAAAATTTTGCCGGACGATTTGGCTATGCTTATAGTAGCCTACCTTGTTATGAAAGACAGCAAAAATAAAAATGCTGCAATAGCCGTTCCCGTAAACACTTCTTCTGTTATAGACGAGCTTGCGGCAAAATTCGGCGTAAAAGTAAAAAGAACCGCCACCGACCCCAGAAATATAATGGCGGCCGCAAAAGATAAAGACGTAGTTTTTGTAGGCGACGGCCGCGGTGGATTTATTTTTCCGGAATTTCAAAACGCTTTTGACGCTATGTATGCAATAGGAAAAGTTATAGAGATGATGGCGGAAGAAAAAATTTCGTTAAGCAAAGTAAGCAGAGAAATTCCTTCTTTTGAAGTTTTGCATAAAACCGTGCCGTGCTCGTGGGATAAAAAAGGGCAGGCAATGCGCAAAGCCATAGAAGACACAAAAGGTCAAAAAGTTGAACTTATTGACGGTGTAAAAATATACGCAAATAACGGCTGGGTTCTTTTGGTTCCGGATCCCGACGAAGCGTATTTTCACATTTGGGCGGAGGCAAAAGACAAATCAACGGCAACCGGTTTTTTAGAAACATATTCCGAAAAAATAAAACAGTGGCAGGAATAA
- the hisS gene encoding histidine--tRNA ligase produces MSKESFLPATGTRDIEPISAQIRNDVIYKITSGYKKYGFNSIETPSLEKLENLVGKKGGENEKLIFKILKRGDELKEALKNGSADENDIADFGLRYDLTVPLARYYAHYKDKLPKPFKVFQIGNVWRAERPQKSRYRQFTQCDIDIIGDPTANCEIELIYVTCKTLQELKIKNFEVRINDRQILKKISENCGINNDNQYRDFLIALDKLDKKSLDDVIEELRKKSFAEDVLLKIKNTFESLKTGQNNQHENYLKSSDSLKLIIETVKTLLGDVSIRFDPALVRGMDYYTGTIYEVNEINGSISFGGGGRYNNMIGGFSGQDISACGFSLGFERIIDAFFSGSDAQNAGVVKKAALIYSSDKDNYCDIIKLSESFRSKYDVVSIFERQKNMANQLEKLKAVGFTHWGIFKSDNTVIDKLEK; encoded by the coding sequence ATGAGCAAGGAAAGTTTTTTACCGGCTACCGGAACGCGAGATATTGAACCGATATCCGCGCAAATCAGAAACGACGTTATTTATAAAATAACTTCCGGCTATAAAAAATACGGCTTTAATTCTATTGAAACCCCAAGTTTGGAAAAGCTTGAAAACCTTGTCGGCAAAAAAGGCGGGGAAAATGAAAAGCTTATTTTTAAAATATTAAAACGCGGCGATGAATTAAAAGAGGCGTTAAAAAACGGCAGCGCCGATGAAAACGATATAGCCGATTTCGGCTTGCGTTATGACCTTACCGTTCCGCTTGCTCGTTATTATGCGCACTATAAAGATAAACTTCCAAAACCTTTTAAAGTATTTCAAATAGGCAATGTGTGGAGAGCCGAAAGACCGCAAAAATCCCGCTACAGACAATTTACCCAGTGCGATATAGACATAATCGGCGACCCTACTGCTAATTGTGAAATAGAATTAATTTATGTTACGTGCAAAACTCTTCAGGAACTTAAAATAAAAAATTTTGAAGTAAGAATTAACGACAGACAGATATTAAAAAAAATCAGCGAAAATTGCGGTATTAACAACGACAATCAGTATAGAGATTTTCTGATAGCTTTGGATAAGCTTGATAAAAAATCTTTAGATGACGTTATTGAGGAGTTGAGAAAAAAAAGTTTTGCCGAAGACGTTTTGTTAAAGATAAAAAATACTTTTGAGAGTTTGAAAACCGGACAAAATAATCAGCATGAAAATTATTTAAAATCAAGCGATAGCTTAAAGTTAATAATTGAAACCGTTAAAACTCTTTTAGGCGATGTAAGTATCAGATTTGACCCTGCGCTTGTGCGCGGTATGGATTACTATACGGGCACAATTTATGAAGTTAACGAAATAAACGGCAGTATATCTTTCGGCGGCGGCGGACGTTACAATAATATGATAGGCGGCTTTTCGGGACAAGATATTTCAGCCTGCGGTTTTTCTTTGGGGTTTGAAAGAATAATTGACGCTTTCTTTTCCGGCTCAGACGCTCAAAATGCCGGCGTAGTAAAAAAAGCCGCGTTAATATATTCTTCCGATAAAGATAACTATTGCGATATTATTAAATTGTCCGAAAGTTTTAGAAGCAAATATGATGTTGTTTCAATTTTTGAGCGTCAGAAAAATATGGCAAACCAGCTTGAAAAATTAAAAGCCGTAGGTTTTACGCATTGGGGTATTTTTAAAAGCGATAACACTGTAATTGATAAGTTGGAAAAATAA
- a CDS encoding helix-hairpin-helix domain-containing protein: MIKTDLLTIPGVGKSTKKDLLSLGINFAEDLKNKNPQALYDRLCELTSKKQDRCVLYVYRCAVYFARGGRNPQKLKWWNWKDVR, from the coding sequence ATGATTAAAACAGATTTACTTACTATCCCGGGCGTAGGCAAAAGCACAAAAAAAGATTTGCTGTCGCTTGGGATAAATTTTGCGGAAGATTTAAAAAATAAAAATCCGCAAGCGTTATACGACCGTCTCTGCGAATTAACTTCTAAAAAACAAGACAGATGCGTTCTTTATGTATATAGGTGCGCCGTCTATTTTGCCCGTGGCGGCAGAAACCCTCAAAAATTAAAATGGTGGAACTGGAAAGATGTCAGATAA
- a CDS encoding phosphoglucomutase/phosphomannomutase family protein has translation MVKFGTSGWRGIIAEEFTYENVRIVTQAIAKLVNEESKKGSVIIGYDTRFMSEDFAKASAEVLAANGIKALLCKRDTPTPVIAFEIIRSKLDGGINFTASHNPYKYNGLKYSPSWGGPALPETTQRIEKYCAAISAGNVKRVSYEDGVKNKLIELYNPRPAYLKRIKELINFKAIKKANLKIAVDVLHGTGSDYLDALLDEAGIKQKTINKNRDTMFAPNGAPEPNSANITELYQIVKKESFKLGIATDGDADRFGIVDSNGEFITPNEVIPVALYHLNKTRGWKGVAARSVMTSHMIDRLAQKIGVEVAETPVGFKYIGEIMTERPKEFIVGGEESGGLTIRGHVPEKDGILACLLIAEAVAMSKKSVSAIIKDIKKLTGEVLTSRLNFRLPQDVMENFRNTLKTNSPDSIAGLKVQKKITIDGDKFILDDKTWIGFRLSGTEPVVRVYAESDTQVKLNKLLKAGKEFVYKK, from the coding sequence ATGGTTAAATTTGGAACGTCGGGTTGGAGAGGCATTATTGCCGAAGAATTTACTTACGAAAACGTGCGCATAGTTACGCAGGCTATTGCAAAGCTTGTAAACGAAGAAAGTAAAAAAGGCTCCGTAATTATAGGTTACGATACGCGTTTTATGTCGGAAGATTTTGCAAAGGCGTCGGCTGAAGTTTTGGCGGCTAACGGCATAAAAGCGCTTCTTTGCAAAAGAGATACGCCCACGCCTGTAATAGCTTTTGAAATAATCCGCTCAAAGCTTGACGGGGGAATAAATTTTACGGCAAGTCATAACCCTTATAAATATAACGGTCTTAAATATTCTCCGTCGTGGGGCGGTCCGGCTTTACCGGAAACAACGCAGAGAATAGAAAAATACTGCGCGGCGATTTCAGCGGGAAACGTTAAAAGAGTTTCCTATGAAGACGGCGTAAAAAATAAACTTATAGAACTTTATAACCCGCGTCCGGCGTATTTAAAGAGAATTAAAGAGCTTATAAATTTTAAAGCCATTAAAAAAGCAAATCTTAAAATAGCGGTAGACGTTTTGCACGGCACCGGCAGCGATTATCTTGACGCGCTTCTTGACGAAGCCGGCATAAAGCAAAAAACAATAAATAAAAACAGAGACACAATGTTTGCCCCTAACGGCGCGCCGGAACCAAACAGCGCAAATATTACGGAGCTTTACCAGATAGTTAAAAAAGAATCGTTTAAATTAGGCATAGCCACCGACGGCGACGCAGACAGGTTCGGCATAGTAGATTCTAACGGAGAGTTTATAACTCCCAACGAAGTTATTCCCGTTGCGCTTTACCACTTAAATAAAACCAGAGGCTGGAAAGGCGTAGCCGCAAGAAGCGTTATGACAAGCCATATGATAGACCGGCTTGCCCAAAAGATTGGCGTTGAAGTTGCCGAAACTCCGGTAGGTTTTAAGTATATCGGCGAAATTATGACGGAACGTCCTAAAGAATTTATCGTCGGCGGCGAAGAATCCGGCGGGCTTACCATACGCGGACACGTTCCCGAAAAAGACGGAATTTTAGCGTGTCTTCTAATTGCCGAAGCCGTAGCTATGAGCAAAAAATCCGTAAGCGCAATTATTAAAGATATAAAAAAATTAACGGGAGAAGTTTTAACTTCCCGGCTTAATTTCCGCCTGCCGCAGGATGTTATGGAAAATTTCAGAAATACGCTTAAAACTAATTCTCCCGACAGTATAGCCGGTTTGAAAGTTCAGAAAAAAATTACTATAGACGGCGACAAATTTATTTTAGACGATAAAACGTGGATAGGTTTCAGACTTTCCGGCACGGAACCAGTTGTGCGCGTTTATGCGGAATCCGACACGCAGGTAAAATTAAATAAACTTTTGAAAGCCGGAAAAGAATTTGTTTACAAAAAATAA
- a CDS encoding DNA alkylation repair protein: protein MSDKKTVNILSEIKKHGNKVLAQHHLRFFKTGKGEYGEGDLFWGLTVPQTRAISKKYYKELTLKETEIFLKHKVHEVRFFALTVLIEKYKRADIKEKKKIVKIYLKNTKYINNWDLVDLTAPLITGEYWYNNLSEDLWKLAKSKNLWEERIAMLSTFYFIKRGKTAETLKLAEFFLNHKHDLMHKASGWMLREAGKRNIGALYGFLDKYAAVMPRTMLRYSLEKVPQQKRKYYMEKK from the coding sequence ATGTCAGATAAAAAAACGGTAAATATACTATCTGAAATTAAAAAACACGGAAATAAAGTTTTGGCGCAGCATCACCTTAGGTTTTTTAAAACCGGAAAAGGCGAATACGGCGAGGGCGACTTATTTTGGGGTTTAACGGTTCCTCAAACGCGCGCTATATCTAAAAAGTATTATAAAGAACTTACGCTTAAGGAAACGGAAATTTTTTTAAAACATAAAGTGCACGAAGTTCGTTTTTTTGCTTTGACTGTTTTAATTGAAAAATATAAACGCGCAGACATTAAAGAGAAAAAAAAGATAGTAAAAATATATTTAAAAAATACAAAATACATCAACAATTGGGACTTGGTTGATTTAACCGCTCCGTTAATTACCGGCGAGTATTGGTATAATAATTTGTCTGAAGATTTGTGGAAACTTGCCAAATCCAAAAACCTTTGGGAAGAACGAATTGCAATGCTTTCAACTTTTTATTTTATTAAGCGCGGTAAAACGGCTGAAACTTTAAAGCTTGCCGAATTTTTTTTAAACCACAAACACGATTTAATGCATAAAGCGTCCGGTTGGATGTTAAGAGAAGCAGGCAAGCGCAATATAGGCGCGCTTTACGGGTTTTTAGATAAATACGCCGCTGTTATGCCAAGAACTATGCTTAGATATTCTTTAGAGAAAGTGCCGCAGCAAAAGAGAAAATATTACATGGAGAAAAAATAA
- a CDS encoding HD domain-containing protein, with translation MITKDLVLRIFSAANILRWNDHIRPFDFFELDKQAHKMIIAYIVAKFEEENGRSVDWIKLIEGGIFEFFQRIMLTDLKPEVFHELMSKKEKELHKWVVENLDEDLSALGGGIRENFDEYFTNPDYAKFEKRILSAAHCMSTKWEFGIIYPWNAMLYGIEKTKQSIDEAIATFDDLSGIRKLIINKKYYGFLDLCGQLRFQQRWAQAFRIPKTTVLGHMLTAAIFSYIFSKEMNASDARIFNNFYSALFHDLPEILTKDIVKPIKSSIAGLEDIIKIYEKKQVDEKILPLIPESWHAQMQYFIENEFADKITENGKVKEVKNAADFNDAKYNAIDGTLTEICDKLCAYVEASMSLEYGIKSETLLKSKQTVYDKYSNIKKGNLNFKQIFDYFR, from the coding sequence ATGATAACGAAAGATTTAGTTTTAAGAATTTTTTCCGCCGCAAATATATTAAGGTGGAACGACCATATCCGCCCGTTTGATTTTTTTGAGCTTGATAAACAGGCTCACAAAATGATTATTGCTTATATTGTGGCAAAATTTGAGGAAGAAAACGGGCGCAGCGTTGACTGGATAAAATTAATAGAAGGCGGAATTTTTGAATTTTTCCAGCGTATAATGCTTACGGATTTAAAACCTGAAGTTTTTCACGAGTTAATGTCCAAAAAAGAAAAAGAGCTGCACAAATGGGTGGTTGAAAATCTTGATGAAGATTTGTCCGCTTTGGGCGGCGGCATAAGAGAAAATTTTGACGAATATTTTACAAATCCTGACTATGCAAAATTTGAAAAAAGAATTTTAAGCGCCGCTCACTGCATGTCCACAAAGTGGGAGTTCGGCATAATATATCCTTGGAACGCAATGCTTTACGGCATAGAAAAAACTAAACAGTCAATAGACGAAGCCATCGCTACTTTTGACGATTTGTCAGGAATAAGAAAGCTGATAATAAATAAAAAATATTACGGTTTTTTGGATTTGTGCGGACAGTTGCGTTTTCAGCAGCGCTGGGCGCAGGCTTTCAGAATTCCTAAAACAACGGTTCTTGGGCACATGCTTACCGCGGCTATTTTTTCTTATATATTTTCAAAAGAAATGAATGCTTCAGACGCCAGAATTTTTAATAATTTCTATTCGGCGCTTTTTCACGATTTGCCGGAGATTCTTACAAAAGATATAGTAAAACCCATAAAATCTTCCATAGCCGGGCTTGAAGATATAATAAAAATTTATGAGAAAAAACAGGTTGATGAAAAAATTCTTCCGTTAATTCCCGAAAGCTGGCATGCGCAAATGCAGTATTTTATAGAAAACGAATTTGCGGATAAAATAACGGAAAACGGGAAAGTTAAAGAAGTAAAAAACGCCGCGGATTTTAACGATGCAAAATATAACGCTATTGACGGAACGCTCACTGAAATTTGCGACAAACTTTGCGCCTATGTTGAAGCCTCAATGTCTTTGGAATACGGAATAAAATCCGAAACCCTTCTAAAATCCAAACAAACCGTTTATGATAAATACTCAAACATTAAAAAAGGCAATTTAAATTTTAAACAGATTTTTGACTACTTTAGATAA
- a CDS encoding phage holin family protein, whose translation MKNFIIRIIINIFALLVVVNVVGGTSITQWGTLIAAALVIAILNAVIKPILLILTLPVNILTLGLFTLVINAFLLYLTSELVKGFYVAGFWSAFWGAAVFSIVSIILNLFIGTNNAEIKVYGKRK comes from the coding sequence ATGAAAAACTTTATCATCAGAATAATAATAAATATTTTCGCTCTGCTTGTGGTTGTAAACGTAGTCGGCGGAACAAGCATAACGCAATGGGGAACGCTCATTGCGGCAGCTCTTGTAATAGCAATTCTTAACGCCGTAATAAAACCGATACTTCTAATTTTAACTTTGCCCGTAAATATTTTAACTCTCGGACTTTTTACTCTTGTAATAAATGCTTTTTTGCTGTATTTAACTTCGGAATTAGTGAAAGGTTTTTATGTAGCGGGTTTTTGGAGCGCGTTTTGGGGAGCGGCAGTGTTTAGCATAGTAAGTATAATTTTAAATTTGTTTATCGGAACAAATAACGCCGAAATTAAAGTTTACGGGAAGCGCAAATGA
- a CDS encoding M23 family metallopeptidase, with protein MNLFKTFKQELKRKVTIMLIPHGKLKPVKLSVSLLLFCVFMVSWTGVTVWSGYLASRHIDYLKVKTDNKIMKVRLMLFATQLENTKNLIERLQNNDDKIRSLLALDTKKAIIEGDLAPQSYTGAGGPSLNQSNAFALVLSGKINKVNYTSLANQAVELNKKYEFMQKSYSEIMNNIKYQRAVFMATPRGWPAEGRVTSNFGFRFHPFFQSKDFHSGLDIANELNTPVYCTANGRVVFSGWQSGYGNIVVIDHGYGLRTAYGHLAKRLAKVGDYVERGKEIGKMGASGVATGTHVHYEVHYKGKAVNPMSYLKDNSLS; from the coding sequence ATGAATTTGTTTAAAACGTTTAAACAAGAATTAAAACGCAAAGTAACCATAATGCTTATACCTCACGGTAAATTAAAACCTGTGAAATTAAGCGTTTCGTTGTTGCTTTTTTGCGTTTTTATGGTTTCTTGGACAGGCGTTACCGTGTGGTCAGGCTATTTGGCAAGCAGACATATAGATTATCTTAAAGTTAAAACCGATAATAAAATAATGAAAGTCAGGCTTATGCTTTTTGCCACGCAGCTTGAAAACACCAAAAATCTTATTGAACGTTTGCAAAATAACGACGATAAAATACGTTCTCTCTTGGCGCTGGATACTAAAAAAGCCATTATTGAGGGAGACCTTGCTCCGCAGTCTTACACAGGCGCGGGCGGACCAAGTTTGAATCAGTCTAACGCTTTTGCTCTTGTTTTATCCGGAAAAATTAATAAAGTAAATTACACCTCTCTTGCTAATCAGGCTGTTGAGTTGAATAAAAAATACGAGTTTATGCAAAAGAGTTACAGCGAAATAATGAATAATATAAAATACCAAAGAGCGGTATTTATGGCAACGCCTCGCGGCTGGCCGGCCGAAGGACGAGTAACTTCCAATTTCGGTTTCAGGTTTCACCCGTTTTTCCAAAGCAAAGATTTTCATTCCGGACTTGATATAGCTAACGAATTAAACACTCCTGTTTACTGTACCGCCAACGGTAGAGTTGTTTTCTCAGGCTGGCAGTCGGGATACGGAAATATTGTGGTTATAGACCACGGATACGGTTTAAGAACTGCATACGGACACCTTGCAAAGAGACTTGCTAAAGTCGGAGATTATGTTGAGCGCGGCAAGGAAATAGGCAAAATGGGCGCGTCCGGCGTAGCTACGGGAACGCATGTTCACTACGAAGTGCATTACAAAGGCAAAGCCGTAAACCCTATGTCTTATCTTAAAGATAATTCTTTGTCATAA
- a CDS encoding penicillin-binding protein 1A: MKKNKKFKRVLKIAGFVAVLALVFWIALEIMLADLPSISRLEDYTPNLSTKIYDKDNNLIAELFTERRVLVPINDIPVNLQNAFIAIEDNDFFEHWGISTKGIMRAFSRIFIKRRVAEGGSTITQQLAKTIFLTPEKTVTRKIKEVLLTIQLEKEYSKDEILQFYINQIYFGNGAYGAQSAAKIYFNKNVEDLNLAECATLAAMPKSPNYYNPFKNPKASLNRRNTVLDRMQSLNYITKEQEDEALKVALPVKETPENFVAGNYFVEFLRIMLEPKYGTNVLFRGGLSIYTTLDMQAQGAAEKSLNEALAKFDETRTGYFEAAGREPVKVQGALIAMDVKTGAIRAMVGGRDFKDSQFNRATQAKRQPGSSFKPFVYLAAIESGLNAATLLDDEPMVFVHNGTNYDLLSRDPAYIEDIAETITEEDLIDTNKIWMPSNYGKTFRGSVTLRTALALSINICAIETIMRVTPMAVIREARKLGLTTPLTNTMSLALGSSDVTLQEMVSAYATFGSGGVKTTPYVINKITDKDGKILEQNIPQQQEVLSPQVCFVMTNMLKSVIERGSGWYAKYLGRPAAGKTGTTNESSDAWFIGYTPQLAAGVWVGYDDRTISLGEKSTGGALACPIWTNFMRDALAGKPVLDFNQPDNIEWALIDAKTGLLALSKTPGAFLEAFIKGTAPSQYFDRAFSDSERQALTIEEAGF; the protein is encoded by the coding sequence ATGAAAAAAAATAAAAAATTTAAACGTGTTTTAAAGATTGCCGGATTTGTGGCGGTTCTGGCGCTTGTTTTTTGGATTGCGCTTGAAATAATGCTTGCGGATTTGCCGTCAATAAGCCGGCTTGAAGATTATACCCCTAATCTTTCTACAAAAATTTACGATAAAGACAACAATCTTATAGCCGAACTTTTCACCGAAAGAAGAGTTCTTGTGCCCATAAACGATATTCCGGTAAATCTTCAAAACGCTTTTATAGCAATTGAAGACAATGATTTTTTTGAGCACTGGGGCATTTCTACAAAGGGTATAATGCGCGCGTTTTCAAGAATATTTATTAAAAGAAGAGTTGCCGAAGGCGGTTCTACAATAACGCAGCAGCTTGCAAAAACCATATTTTTAACTCCTGAAAAAACCGTAACCAGAAAAATAAAAGAAGTTTTACTGACGATACAGCTTGAAAAAGAGTATTCAAAAGATGAAATTTTACAATTTTACATAAACCAAATTTACTTCGGAAACGGCGCATACGGAGCGCAGTCTGCGGCAAAAATATATTTTAATAAAAACGTTGAAGATTTAAATCTTGCGGAATGTGCAACGCTTGCGGCTATGCCGAAATCTCCGAATTATTACAATCCTTTTAAAAACCCGAAAGCCTCTTTAAACAGAAGAAACACGGTTTTAGACAGAATGCAGAGCCTTAACTACATAACAAAAGAGCAGGAAGACGAAGCGTTGAAAGTTGCTTTACCCGTAAAAGAAACGCCGGAAAACTTTGTTGCAGGCAACTACTTTGTAGAATTTTTGAGGATAATGCTTGAACCTAAATACGGAACAAACGTTTTATTTAGAGGCGGGCTTTCCATATACACAACGCTTGACATGCAAGCTCAAGGCGCAGCGGAAAAATCTCTAAACGAAGCGCTTGCAAAATTTGACGAAACCAGAACCGGATATTTTGAAGCGGCAGGCAGAGAACCGGTGAAAGTTCAGGGCGCGCTTATTGCCATGGACGTAAAAACAGGCGCCATACGCGCAATGGTAGGCGGAAGAGATTTTAAAGATTCTCAATTTAACAGAGCCACGCAGGCTAAACGCCAGCCGGGTTCTTCTTTCAAACCGTTTGTATATCTTGCGGCAATAGAGTCCGGGCTTAACGCCGCCACGCTTCTTGACGACGAGCCGATGGTTTTTGTGCACAACGGAACAAATTACGATTTACTTTCAAGAGATCCCGCATACATTGAAGATATTGCGGAAACAATAACCGAAGAAGATTTAATTGACACAAATAAAATATGGATGCCCTCAAACTACGGCAAAACTTTCAGAGGTTCGGTAACTTTAAGAACCGCGCTGGCGCTTTCAATAAACATCTGCGCGATAGAAACTATAATGAGAGTAACTCCTATGGCGGTAATACGCGAAGCAAGAAAACTCGGGCTTACAACGCCGCTTACAAACACAATGTCTTTGGCTTTGGGTTCCAGCGACGTAACGCTTCAGGAAATGGTTTCGGCATACGCCACTTTTGGTTCCGGCGGAGTAAAAACTACTCCCTATGTTATAAATAAAATTACCGACAAAGACGGAAAAATTTTAGAGCAGAATATTCCCCAGCAGCAAGAAGTGCTGTCGCCGCAGGTTTGTTTTGTTATGACCAACATGCTTAAATCCGTAATAGAAAGAGGAAGCGGCTGGTATGCAAAATATTTAGGAAGACCCGCCGCCGGAAAAACAGGAACCACAAACGAATCAAGCGACGCATGGTTTATAGGATATACTCCGCAGCTTGCCGCAGGCGTTTGGGTAGGATACGACGACAGAACTATTTCTCTTGGAGAAAAATCTACCGGCGGAGCTCTGGCTTGCCCTATATGGACAAACTTCATGAGAGACGCTTTGGCCGGAAAACCGGTGTTAGATTTTAACCAGCCCGATAACATAGAGTGGGCGTTAATAGACGCAAAAACCGGACTTCTTGCATTAAGCAAAACTCCCGGCGCGTTTCTGGAAGCGTTTATAAAAGGAACAGCCCCGTCGCAATATTTTGACAGAGCATTTTCAGATTCCGAAAGACAAGCGCTAACCATTGAGGAAGCGGGATTTTAA